The following nucleotide sequence is from Nocardioides eburneiflavus.
CCTCCTCCGCGAGCGGGTCGCTGCTCGCAAGCGTCTTGTGGCCTGCGCGCGAGGTGCGGATGGTGAGGCTGACCTGGTCGGCCTCGGGGACGAGATCGCGCATCCGGGTGACGATCGCGCGCGAGGTGAGGGCCTCGTCGGGCTCCTGCTGCAGCTCGGCAGCCAGTGCAGCGAACACGGCCAAGGAGTCGTGGGACGACAATGAAGATCCTTGTGGACAATCTGGTCGAGACCCGTGTTCTGGAGTCAGGGGAGAATTTAGCGTCCCCGCGAGCCCGCGCTCAACGCGACACCTCCTCTGGGATGGATCTCACGTCATCCGCGCATGACGCGTACCCCCGCGGGTACCTCTGCGCGTGACCACCTCGGACGTGACCGGCTCGGACGTGACCGGCGCACCCACGACGCCGCTGCTGCCGCGCCCCCGCGTGGGGCGCCTCGTCGTCGCCTCGGTGCCCGCCAACCACGTCTACGTCCGGCACCTCTCGCCCGAGGACGGCTCCGGGCCCGTACGCCTCCCCGACCCGCCGCCCGCCGAGGCCGCGTCCTCCCAGCAGTGGTGGCCGCCGGTGATGCTCGACTCCGCGTGGGTCGAGCGCAACGACTTCGACGTCTTCCACCTGCACTTCGGCTTCGACGCCCGGAGCCCCGCCGAGCTGCGAGAGCTCGTCGCCGCGCTCCGGCGCCGCGGCAAGCCGCTGGTGTTCACCGTCCACGACCTGCGCAACCCCCATCACCCGGACCGCCGCGACCACGACCGCCAGCTCGACGTGCTGGTGCCCGCGGCGGACGCCCTGGTCACCCTGACGCAGGGGGCCGCCCGCGAGATCCGTGCGCGGTGGGGTCGGGACGCCCTGGTGGTGCCGCATCCGCACGTCGTGCCACTGGAGGTGATGCGGCGCGCTGCTGCGATGCGGGAGGTCCAGCGACGCGGGCCGGGCAAGCGGGAGTTCCGGATCGGGCTGCACGTGAAGAGCCTGCGCGCTGGGATGCACCCGCACGCGGTGCTGCCCGTGCTGGTCGACGCCGTCCGCGACCTGCCCGGCGCCGTGCTCCAGGTCAACGGGCACACCGACGTGCTGGACCCGGACGGGAAGCGGTACGACGCCGCGCTCGCCGAGGCGCTGCAGGACCACGCCGGCCGCGGCGAGGTCGACCTGCGCATCCACGACTACCTCGACGACGACGGCCTGTGGGCCTACCTCGCCTCGCTCGACGTGTCGGTCCTGCCCTATCGCTTCGGCACCCACAGCGGCTGGCTCGAGGCCTGCCGCGACCTCGGCACCGCCGTCGTGGCGCCGTCCTGCGGCTACTTCGCCGACCAGGCGCCCGTGCTCACCTACGGGCACGACGAGGACCACCTCGACGCGACCAGCCTGGTCACGGCGGTGCGCGAGGCGTACGCCGGCCACGTCGCCCCCGCGCCCGACGTGGAGGAGCGGCGGGCGCAGCGTGCCCGCATCGCGGCCGCCCACGCGCGGCTGTACGAGTCCCTCGTGGGGGACGGCCGGTGAGGATCTGCCTCATCGCCTCCAGTCGCTACCCCATCCGCGAGCCGTTCGCCGGAGGGCTGGAGTCGATGACGGCCACCATCGCGCGGGGCCTGGCCGCGCGCGGGCACGAGGTCACCCTGTTCGCCGGCGCCGGGTCCGACGAGTCGCTCCCCGTACGGGTCCTGCCGCTGTCGGCCGTGGAGGTCAGCGACGCGGCGATGGCCGACAAGTTCGCTCCCGGCCCCGACTGGCTCGCCGACCATCACGCCTACCTCGCGCTGATGCTCTCGCTCTCCCGCACCGGGGCCGAGGACTTCGACGTGGTCCACAACAACAGCCTCCACCACCTGCCCATCGCGATGGCCCCGGCGCTCGACGTGCCGATGCTCACCACGCTGCACACGCCGCCGCTGCCGATGCTGGAGTCCGCGCTCGCCCTGTGCACCCGGCCGCCGCACTTCGTCTCGGTGAGCGACTGGACCGCCGCCGCCTGGCGCCACGTCGTGGACAGCGACGTCGTGCCCAACGGCCTCGAGCTGCGCGACTGGCCCTTCGGCGAGGGCGGCGGGCCGGCGGTGTGGTCGGGTCGCATCGTCCCGGAGAAGGCACCCCACCTCGCCGTCGAGGCCTGCCGCCTGGCCGGGGTGCCGCTCGTGCTCGCCGGGCCGGTGCAGGACCGCGACTACTTCGACCGCGAGCTCGCCCCCCTCCTGGGCGGGGACGTCCACCACGTCGGCCACCTCGGGGGTAGCGAGCTCTCCGCGCTCCTCCGCGCCGCCTCGGTGGCACTGGTGACACCCGTGTGGGACGAGCCCTACGGGCTGGTCGCCGCGGAGGCGATGGCCAGCGGCACGCCCGTCGCCGGCTTCTCGCGCGGCGGTCTCAACCAGGTCGTGTCGCCACGCTCCGGAGTGCTCGTGGGCGCAGGAGACGTCGCCGCCCTCGCTGAGGCGGTCGCCGCCGCCTCCCGGCTCGACCGGCGCGAGGTCCGCGCCCAGGCCGAGGCCTCGTGCAGCGCGGACGTGATGGTCGCGCGCTACCTCGACCTCTACACCCTTCTCGTCCGCCGGGACGACGCCGCGTGACCGGGGTCGTCGGCTACTACGTGCACCACGTCGGCAGCGGGCACCGGCACCGGGCCGAGGCGCTCGCCGCCCGCCTGGCCGACGAGGGGATCCCGGTGACCGGGCTGTCGTCCCTGCCGCGCCCGCCCTCCTGGCGCGGCGACTGGGTGCGGCTGCCGCCCGACGACGACGGCCGCCCCGAGGACGTCACCGCCCGCGACCACCTGCACTGGGCTCCGCTCCGCCACGACGGCACCCGCGCCCGCGCCGCGGCGACGTCGGCGTGGCTCGAGGCCGCGCGTCCCGACCTGGTGGTCGTCGACGTGTCGGTCGAGGTGCTGCTGTTGACCCGGCTGCACGGCATCCCCACGGTGGCGGTCGTGCTGCCCGGCCGGCGCGACGACCCCGCCCACCGGCTCGGCCTGGGCGTCGCCGAGGCACTCGTCGGCTTCTGGCCGCGGGCGGCTCGCGGCATGACGCCCGGCCTGCCCGACGACCTGGTCGAGCGCCTGGTGCCGGTGGGCGCGCTCTCCCGCCACCCCGTACGCCCCGCGCTCCCCAGCCGGCCGCACGGCGAGCGCAGCGTCGCGCTGCTCCTCGGGTCGGGCGGCCACGACGTCGGCGCCGACGACGTGCGCGCCGCGCAGCGCGCCACCCCCGACTGGCGGTGGACCGTGCTCGGGGCGGGCCGGGAGACCTGGGTCGAGGACCCGTCCGCGGTGCTCGCCGCGGCGGACGTCGTCGTCACCCACGCCGGGCAGAACGCGCTGGCCGAGACCGCCGCGGCCCGCCGCCCAGCCGTCGTGCTGCCGCAGGCGCGTCCCCACGACGAGCAGCGCACGACCGGCGCCGTGCTCGCCGACGGGTGGCCGGCCGTGGTCCGCGCCGCGTGGCCCGACGCGGCGGAGTGGACCGACGTCCTCGACCGGGCCGCCGCGCTCGACCCAGGCGGGTGGAGGCACTGGTGCGACGGCTGGGCGGCCGACCGGTTCGCCGACGTCGTCCTCAGGACCCGTGCCCGCGGCCTCGACGGGGGCGCGCGGTGACGGACGCCGGGCGGACCCGCGTCGCCGTCGTGACCATCGCGAACGGGCGCCACGACCACCTCGCGGCGCAGCACCGCTTGCTCGCCCGCGGGTCCGTGCTGCCCGACACCTACCTCGCCGTGGCCATGGACGACCCCGGCATCGTCGAGGACCGGGTCGGGGCAGGGACGGGCGCGCTGGCTCGCGACGTCGTCCGGATCGAGCGGGGCCGGGAGGGCGCCCTGCCCCTGGCCGCCGCGCGCAACCTCGGGGTCC
It contains:
- a CDS encoding glycosyltransferase, which encodes MTTSDVTGSDVTGAPTTPLLPRPRVGRLVVASVPANHVYVRHLSPEDGSGPVRLPDPPPAEAASSQQWWPPVMLDSAWVERNDFDVFHLHFGFDARSPAELRELVAALRRRGKPLVFTVHDLRNPHHPDRRDHDRQLDVLVPAADALVTLTQGAAREIRARWGRDALVVPHPHVVPLEVMRRAAAMREVQRRGPGKREFRIGLHVKSLRAGMHPHAVLPVLVDAVRDLPGAVLQVNGHTDVLDPDGKRYDAALAEALQDHAGRGEVDLRIHDYLDDDGLWAYLASLDVSVLPYRFGTHSGWLEACRDLGTAVVAPSCGYFADQAPVLTYGHDEDHLDATSLVTAVREAYAGHVAPAPDVEERRAQRARIAAAHARLYESLVGDGR
- a CDS encoding glycosyltransferase family 4 protein, whose amino-acid sequence is MRICLIASSRYPIREPFAGGLESMTATIARGLAARGHEVTLFAGAGSDESLPVRVLPLSAVEVSDAAMADKFAPGPDWLADHHAYLALMLSLSRTGAEDFDVVHNNSLHHLPIAMAPALDVPMLTTLHTPPLPMLESALALCTRPPHFVSVSDWTAAAWRHVVDSDVVPNGLELRDWPFGEGGGPAVWSGRIVPEKAPHLAVEACRLAGVPLVLAGPVQDRDYFDRELAPLLGGDVHHVGHLGGSELSALLRAASVALVTPVWDEPYGLVAAEAMASGTPVAGFSRGGLNQVVSPRSGVLVGAGDVAALAEAVAAASRLDRREVRAQAEASCSADVMVARYLDLYTLLVRRDDAA
- a CDS encoding glycosyltransferase, which codes for MTGVVGYYVHHVGSGHRHRAEALAARLADEGIPVTGLSSLPRPPSWRGDWVRLPPDDDGRPEDVTARDHLHWAPLRHDGTRARAAATSAWLEAARPDLVVVDVSVEVLLLTRLHGIPTVAVVLPGRRDDPAHRLGLGVAEALVGFWPRAARGMTPGLPDDLVERLVPVGALSRHPVRPALPSRPHGERSVALLLGSGGHDVGADDVRAAQRATPDWRWTVLGAGRETWVEDPSAVLAAADVVVTHAGQNALAETAAARRPAVVLPQARPHDEQRTTGAVLADGWPAVVRAAWPDAAEWTDVLDRAAALDPGGWRHWCDGWAADRFADVVLRTRARGLDGGAR